One Nocardia iowensis DNA window includes the following coding sequences:
- a CDS encoding sensor histidine kinase yields MRPIDRAKVVIVRVRRRIWNLGVGVGDTGPGGLYVLLVALALPLWNATTLPVGRLVLAACVVAVFGALFVWSQSDMADRPMGLRIGLLAAMTVVAGAGSAAFGTSWAVTLMLTAVACVNLLPLVLGSILGVVFVCATAWVIFGQGDVATAVLGAGMIAVLRGRLLLEIVQSRTTRQAMAAAAVGDERLRIARDLHDLLGNSLATMLVKAEVAQRLAHTDPDTAAAAAADVQQVGRQAMLEVQEAVRGYRTTTLADELERARHSLGLLRGGLTVTVPERVWDQRVDTLLGWAVREAVTNVLRHADASRCAITVRVFTTPPAVELTVDNDEQFGRASTGGGHGLTGLAERAAELGGTVTAGPTADGSYRLAVSVPLPAARPAESSA; encoded by the coding sequence ATGCGACCGATTGATCGCGCGAAGGTGGTGATCGTCCGGGTACGCCGCCGGATCTGGAATCTGGGTGTCGGCGTCGGTGACACCGGGCCGGGCGGGCTGTATGTGTTGCTGGTCGCGCTGGCGCTGCCGTTGTGGAATGCCACCACATTGCCGGTCGGCCGTCTCGTGCTGGCGGCTTGCGTCGTCGCGGTGTTCGGGGCGCTGTTCGTCTGGAGCCAGTCGGATATGGCAGACCGTCCGATGGGCTTACGCATCGGCCTGCTGGCGGCCATGACCGTGGTCGCGGGTGCGGGATCCGCCGCTTTCGGCACCTCATGGGCGGTCACGCTGATGCTGACCGCGGTCGCGTGCGTCAATCTGCTGCCACTGGTGCTCGGTTCGATACTGGGTGTGGTGTTCGTCTGCGCCACGGCGTGGGTGATTTTCGGGCAGGGCGATGTCGCGACCGCGGTGCTCGGGGCGGGCATGATCGCCGTACTGCGTGGCCGGCTGCTGCTGGAGATCGTCCAATCGCGCACCACCCGGCAGGCGATGGCCGCCGCCGCGGTCGGCGACGAACGCCTGCGGATTGCCCGCGATCTGCACGATCTGCTGGGCAACAGCTTGGCCACGATGCTGGTGAAAGCGGAAGTGGCGCAACGGCTCGCGCATACCGATCCGGATACCGCCGCCGCGGCCGCGGCCGATGTGCAGCAGGTGGGACGCCAGGCCATGCTCGAGGTCCAGGAGGCGGTGCGCGGGTATCGGACCACCACCCTCGCCGACGAGTTGGAGCGAGCCAGACACAGTCTCGGTCTGCTGCGCGGCGGGCTGACGGTGACCGTCCCGGAGCGGGTGTGGGATCAGCGGGTGGACACGCTGCTCGGCTGGGCGGTGCGCGAAGCGGTGACCAATGTGCTGCGGCACGCCGACGCGAGCCGGTGCGCCATCACTGTCCGGGTGTTTACCACGCCGCCCGCGGTGGAGCTGACCGTGGACAACGACGAACAGTTCGGGCGCGCGTCCACCGGTGGCGGGCACGGGCTGACCGGTTTGGCGGAGCGTGCCGCGGAACTGGGCGGCACGGTGACCGCGGGGCCGACCGCCGACGGCAGCTACCGGCTGGCGGTGTCGGTGCCGCTGCCCGCCGCGCGACCGGCAGAATCATCGGCATGA
- a CDS encoding response regulator transcription factor, with translation MIRVALVEDQATLRDAIRTLLELEPDLTVVADLGSGDGATEVFEQTRPDVVLLDIEMGGESGLALAEELAKQAEPPLVMILTTFERPGYVRRALEAGVRAYLTKNTPVGDIAQAIREVMAGRMLIDDQQLRAAMSVGHNPLTERERDVLVAARSHDTVAEIAAHLHLSVSTVSNYITAAIAKTGSRNRIEAIRFAEDNGWL, from the coding sequence ATGATCCGTGTGGCGCTCGTCGAGGACCAGGCAACGCTGCGTGACGCCATTCGCACGCTGCTCGAACTGGAGCCCGATCTCACCGTGGTCGCCGACCTCGGTTCCGGGGACGGCGCGACCGAGGTGTTCGAACAGACCCGCCCCGATGTCGTGCTGCTGGACATCGAGATGGGCGGCGAGAGCGGGCTCGCGTTGGCGGAAGAACTCGCCAAGCAGGCCGAGCCGCCATTGGTCATGATTCTGACCACCTTCGAACGCCCCGGCTACGTCCGGCGCGCACTGGAGGCCGGGGTGCGCGCCTACCTCACCAAGAACACGCCGGTCGGCGATATCGCGCAGGCGATCCGGGAGGTGATGGCCGGGCGGATGCTGATCGACGACCAGCAATTGCGTGCCGCGATGTCGGTGGGACACAACCCGCTGACCGAGCGGGAACGCGATGTCCTTGTCGCCGCCCGCTCCCACGACACCGTCGCCGAGATCGCCGCCCACCTGCACCTGTCGGTCAGCACGGTCAGCAACTACATCACCGCCGCGATCGCGAAGACGGGCTCCCGCAACCGCATCGAGGCCATCCGATTCGCCGAGGACAACGGATGGTTGTGA